Proteins from a single region of Gammaproteobacteria bacterium:
- the rne gene encoding ribonuclease E, which translates to MRRMLINATQPEELRVALVDGQYLYDLDIETPSREQKKSNIYKARITRVEPSLEAAFVDYGADRHGFLPLKEVSPTVFDAGPDDNRRVEIREALKEGQEVVVQVVKEERGNKGAALTTFISLAGRYLVLMPNNPRAGGISRRIEGDDRNEMREAINALEIPDGMGIIVRTAGIGKSAEEIQWDLDYLVRVWEAIEAASSSDETRAPYLIYQESDIIIRAIRDYLRPNIGEILIDDPAVYQRARDFMQQVMPQNLSKLKLYQEEIPLFTRFQIESQIEAAFHHEIRLPSGGAVVIDHAEALVAIDINSARATKGGDIEETALNTNLEAADEIARQLRLRDLGGLIVIDFIDMTPARNQREVENRLKEALKKDRARVQMGRISRFGLLEMSRQRLRPSLGESAYSICPRCNGLGTIRNVESLALSILRVIEEEAMKENTARLIIQVPVNVATFLLNEKREAIGRVEKRQGIKILLIANSALETPKFEVKRLRKEDLPAETEEKASYELASEIEVKADVIPLAQPKPVAEAPLVRGIMPRTPAPASRPEDSMEYREQPRETAPKVEVRGGFIKQMWTSLFGSPKPEVPVVQPTASPERKERRNGEGSADRQGTRGGRGGRTQQQRRGGGQAASGGRHSGEHPSRQKAPAEPRHEAAAEEASPEPVQQQLQVQTDQTRPGQGERPADGAQGSGGRTGRQRSRRGGRRRSQSREGSGDAAGRSGEGGGGPRPQSSGQSRPEPARAAAEGVESAASVRTERNDLPAVPASMPVISTAPMAAVQAPAPSPHTAPSITFAAPTGSMVEPVKPDFRPNSLHSAVTSQREQERPAAAAPAQASPSAESRSPAESPRQDRESD; encoded by the coding sequence ATGAGAAGAATGCTGATTAATGCGACTCAACCGGAAGAGTTGCGGGTCGCGCTGGTTGACGGACAGTATCTTTACGATCTCGATATAGAAACCCCGTCGCGGGAACAGAAAAAGTCAAACATCTACAAGGCCCGCATCACCCGTGTCGAGCCCAGCCTGGAAGCGGCCTTCGTCGATTACGGTGCGGACCGCCACGGTTTTCTCCCCCTGAAGGAAGTCTCCCCCACAGTCTTCGACGCCGGCCCGGACGACAACCGCCGGGTGGAAATCCGCGAAGCCCTGAAAGAAGGACAGGAAGTCGTTGTCCAGGTGGTCAAGGAAGAGCGCGGCAACAAGGGCGCCGCCCTCACCACCTTCATCAGCCTGGCCGGTCGCTACCTGGTCCTGATGCCGAACAACCCGCGCGCCGGCGGCATCTCCCGCCGCATCGAGGGTGACGACCGCAACGAGATGCGCGAGGCCATCAACGCCCTGGAGATCCCCGACGGCATGGGGATCATCGTGCGCACCGCCGGCATCGGCAAGAGCGCCGAGGAGATCCAGTGGGACCTCGACTATCTGGTGCGCGTGTGGGAGGCCATCGAGGCCGCCTCCAGCTCCGATGAGACCCGCGCCCCCTACCTGATCTACCAGGAAAGCGACATCATCATCCGGGCTATCCGCGACTATCTGCGGCCGAACATCGGCGAGATCCTCATCGACGACCCGGCGGTGTACCAGCGCGCACGCGATTTTATGCAGCAGGTCATGCCGCAGAACCTGTCCAAGCTCAAGCTGTACCAGGAAGAGATCCCCCTCTTCACCCGCTTTCAGATCGAAAGCCAGATCGAGGCGGCGTTTCACCACGAGATCCGCCTTCCGTCGGGCGGCGCCGTGGTCATCGACCACGCCGAGGCGCTGGTCGCCATCGACATCAACTCCGCCCGCGCCACCAAGGGCGGCGACATCGAGGAAACCGCCCTCAACACCAATCTGGAAGCAGCGGACGAGATCGCCCGCCAGCTCCGGCTGCGCGACCTCGGCGGCCTGATCGTCATCGATTTCATCGACATGACCCCCGCGCGCAACCAGCGCGAGGTCGAGAACCGCCTCAAGGAGGCGCTGAAGAAAGACCGTGCCCGCGTCCAGATGGGGCGAATCTCCCGCTTCGGCCTGCTCGAGATGTCGCGCCAGCGCCTGCGGCCTTCGCTGGGCGAGTCCGCCTACAGCATCTGTCCGCGCTGCAACGGGCTCGGCACGATCCGTAACGTCGAATCCCTCGCACTGTCGATCCTGCGCGTGATCGAGGAAGAGGCCATGAAGGAGAACACCGCCCGCCTGATCATCCAGGTCCCGGTCAACGTCGCGACCTTCCTCCTCAACGAGAAGCGCGAGGCGATCGGCCGGGTCGAGAAGCGGCAGGGCATCAAGATCCTGCTCATCGCCAACTCCGCCCTTGAGACGCCCAAATTCGAGGTCAAGCGCCTCCGCAAGGAGGATTTGCCGGCAGAAACCGAGGAAAAGGCCAGCTACGAGCTCGCCAGCGAGATCGAGGTCAAGGCCGACGTCATTCCTCTGGCCCAGCCCAAGCCGGTGGCGGAAGCCCCCCTCGTGAGGGGCATCATGCCGCGTACGCCGGCCCCGGCCAGCCGCCCGGAAGATTCGATGGAATACCGTGAGCAGCCCCGGGAGACCGCGCCCAAGGTGGAGGTGCGCGGCGGTTTCATCAAACAGATGTGGACTTCCCTGTTCGGCAGCCCGAAGCCGGAGGTACCCGTGGTTCAGCCCACCGCCTCCCCTGAGCGCAAAGAACGGCGCAACGGCGAAGGCTCCGCTGACCGGCAGGGCACGCGCGGGGGACGCGGAGGACGTACGCAGCAGCAGCGGCGCGGCGGCGGACAAGCGGCCTCGGGCGGGCGGCACAGCGGGGAACATCCGTCGCGCCAGAAAGCGCCGGCGGAGCCGCGGCATGAGGCTGCGGCAGAGGAGGCTTCGCCCGAGCCCGTGCAGCAGCAGTTGCAAGTGCAGACAGACCAGACACGCCCGGGCCAGGGTGAACGCCCGGCCGATGGAGCGCAGGGTTCCGGCGGGCGTACCGGCCGGCAGCGCTCACGCCGCGGGGGACGCCGCCGATCCCAGAGCCGCGAGGGTTCCGGTGACGCTGCCGGCAGATCCGGGGAAGGCGGCGGCGGTCCGCGTCCCCAATCGTCGGGGCAATCGCGGCCCGAACCGGCGCGCGCCGCTGCTGAGGGTGTCGAGTCTGCTGCAAGCGTGCGGACGGAACGGAACGACCTCCCGGCGGTACCCGCATCCATGCCGGTGATCAGTACGGCCCCGATGGCGGCGGTTCAGGCACCTGCACCATCCCCGCATACAGCCCCGTCCATCACCTTCGCGGCGCCGACGGGTTCCATGGTGGAGCCGGTCAAGCCGGACTTCAGGCCCAACTCGCTCCACTCCGCGGTCACCTCACAGCGGGAACAAGAGCGACCCGCGGCGGCTGCCCCGGCGCAGGCATCCCCCTCCGCTGAATCCCGCTCACCGGCGGAAAGTCCGCGACAGGACCGCGAGTCGGACTAG
- a CDS encoding RluA family pseudouridine synthase, whose amino-acid sequence MKESKAAAPAVRVVEIERSRGGQRIDNFLLTLFKGVPRSHVYRLLRTGQVRVNKGRIKPTYRLNVGDQVRIPPVSYSESMPVRVDDDRRAAIEAVVIHEDEDIMVLDKPAGMAVHGGSGLRFGLIEALKLMRPDSPDISLVHRLDRFTSGCLLVAKNRAMLPALQEQFRTERVEKQYLTLVKGRWQGGARTVTLSLHKGRLQSGERMVLVDDEEGNDAESRFIPVETFAVASLMQVMLKTGRMHQIRVHAAGVGHPVAGDEKYGDPDFNRSMRDFGLKRIFLHAQALSFYHPRTGRLMSLSTPLPDTLRQVLERLQQ is encoded by the coding sequence ATGAAAGAATCGAAGGCGGCGGCCCCCGCCGTGCGGGTGGTGGAAATCGAGCGCAGTCGCGGCGGGCAGCGCATCGACAATTTTCTGTTGACGCTGTTCAAGGGCGTACCGCGCAGCCATGTCTACCGCCTGCTGCGCACCGGACAGGTGCGCGTCAACAAGGGGCGCATCAAACCCACCTACCGGCTCAACGTCGGGGACCAGGTGCGGATCCCTCCCGTGAGCTACTCCGAGTCCATGCCGGTGCGGGTCGATGATGACCGCAGGGCGGCCATCGAGGCGGTAGTGATCCACGAGGACGAAGACATCATGGTCCTCGACAAGCCGGCCGGGATGGCGGTACACGGGGGCAGCGGCCTGCGCTTCGGGCTGATCGAGGCGTTGAAGTTGATGCGGCCCGACAGCCCTGACATCTCCCTGGTACACCGGCTGGACCGCTTCACCTCCGGCTGCCTGCTGGTGGCGAAGAACCGTGCCATGCTGCCCGCGCTGCAGGAACAATTCCGCACTGAACGCGTGGAAAAACAATATCTGACCCTGGTGAAGGGTCGCTGGCAGGGCGGAGCCCGTACGGTGACTCTGTCCCTGCACAAGGGCCGCCTGCAATCCGGAGAACGCATGGTCCTGGTCGATGACGAGGAGGGGAATGATGCAGAAAGCCGTTTCATCCCCGTCGAGACCTTTGCCGTCGCCAGTCTGATGCAGGTGATGCTGAAGACCGGGCGCATGCACCAGATCCGCGTACACGCGGCCGGCGTGGGGCATCCGGTCGCCGGCGACGAGAAATACGGCGACCCTGACTTCAATCGCAGCATGCGCGACTTCGGCCTGAAGCGGATCTTCCTCCACGCCCAGGCGCTCAGTTTTTACCATCCGCGCACCGGGCGCCTGATGAGCCTGTCCACCCCGCTGCCGGACACCCTGCGCCAGGTGCTGGAGCGACTCCAGCAATAA
- a CDS encoding HAD-IA family hydrolase, translating into MVLPYKLLVFDWDGTLMDSEARIVSCLSMTLSDLALPALGRDELLNVIGLGLPEAVATLLPEADAGLIRRFIDRYRYHFLSDHHAAAVLFPGAKETLTALDRRGYLLAVATGKGRRGLDQSLEDTGCGGLFSLSRCADETASKPNPRMLIEIMDVLGIAPDETLMIGDTEYDMQMAHNAGARALAVSYGVHARERLLACEPLGCLDVITDILPWLEGVRREA; encoded by the coding sequence ATGGTGCTTCCGTATAAGCTTCTCGTGTTCGACTGGGATGGGACCTTGATGGATTCGGAGGCGCGCATCGTCAGTTGCCTGTCGATGACCTTATCCGATCTCGCCTTGCCCGCGCTCGGGCGCGATGAACTGCTCAACGTGATCGGGCTCGGACTGCCGGAGGCGGTTGCCACGCTGCTGCCGGAGGCCGATGCGGGACTGATCCGCCGCTTCATCGATCGTTACCGTTACCATTTCCTGTCCGACCATCACGCCGCCGCGGTTTTGTTCCCGGGTGCGAAGGAGACCCTCACCGCGCTCGATCGCCGCGGCTACCTGCTGGCGGTTGCAACCGGCAAGGGCAGACGGGGGCTGGACCAGTCCCTGGAGGACACCGGCTGCGGCGGCCTGTTCTCGCTCTCGCGTTGCGCGGATGAAACCGCTTCCAAGCCGAATCCGCGTATGCTGATCGAGATCATGGATGTGCTCGGCATCGCCCCGGACGAGACCCTGATGATCGGCGATACCGAATATGACATGCAGATGGCGCACAATGCGGGCGCGCGCGCGCTGGCGGTGAGCTACGGCGTCCATGCGCGTGAACGCCTGCTCGCCTGCGAACCGCTCGGGTGCCTGGACGTGATCACCGATATACTTCCCTGGCTCGAAGGCGTGAGGCGTGAGGCGTGA
- a CDS encoding S49 family peptidase, translating to MSDENKQQDPWLGEAQAPRAGNGKQGAVEETWARSVLETLVQATLKEQRSARRWGVFFKLMFLGYLFLILYTYWPGKLVDESLSGRHTALIDINGVIAEDRDASADYIVDSLREAFDNKHAAAILLRINSPGGSPVQSGYVNDEIARLRAQHPDKKVYAVITDICASGGYYIAAGADEIYADKASIVGSIGVLMDGFGFVQTLDKLGIERRLITAGESKGFLDPFSPMKPDDEHHIRTMLANIHQQFIDTVKKGRGDRLKDDPSLFTGLVWTGEESLKLGLVDGLGSPSYVAREIIGAEDIIDYTYQPPYFQRFAERIGAAAAQGVAGMLKVELR from the coding sequence ATGTCTGACGAGAACAAACAGCAGGATCCATGGCTGGGTGAGGCGCAGGCGCCGCGCGCAGGTAACGGCAAGCAGGGCGCCGTGGAAGAGACGTGGGCACGCAGCGTGCTGGAAACGCTGGTACAGGCTACCCTCAAGGAGCAGCGCAGCGCCCGCCGCTGGGGTGTCTTTTTCAAGCTGATGTTCCTCGGATATCTGTTTCTGATCCTGTACACCTACTGGCCGGGGAAGCTGGTCGACGAGAGCCTGTCGGGCCGGCATACCGCCCTGATCGACATCAACGGCGTAATCGCCGAGGACCGCGACGCCAGTGCGGACTACATCGTCGACAGCCTGCGTGAAGCCTTCGACAACAAGCACGCCGCCGCCATCCTGCTGCGTATCAACAGCCCCGGCGGCAGCCCGGTGCAGTCGGGCTATGTCAACGACGAGATCGCGCGCCTGCGCGCGCAGCATCCCGACAAGAAGGTGTACGCCGTGATCACCGACATCTGCGCCTCCGGCGGCTATTACATCGCGGCGGGCGCTGACGAGATCTACGCGGACAAGGCAAGCATCGTGGGCTCCATCGGCGTGCTGATGGACGGCTTCGGTTTCGTGCAGACGCTCGACAAGCTCGGCATCGAGCGCCGCCTGATCACGGCGGGCGAGAGCAAGGGCTTCCTCGATCCGTTCTCGCCGATGAAACCCGATGACGAACACCATATCCGCACGATGCTGGCGAACATACACCAGCAGTTCATCGATACCGTGAAGAAGGGGCGCGGGGACCGCCTCAAGGACGATCCCAGCCTGTTCACCGGGCTGGTGTGGACCGGCGAGGAAAGCCTCAAGCTCGGCCTGGTCGACGGCCTGGGGAGCCCCAGCTACGTCGCGCGCGAAATCATCGGCGCGGAAGACATCATCGACTACACCTATCAGCCGCCGTACTTCCAGCGCTTCGCCGAACGCATCGGCGCAGCGGCGGCACAGGGAGTGGCGGGGATGCTGAAGGTGGAACTGAGGTGA
- the maf gene encoding septum formation inhibitor Maf produces MTQAPAAPPPPLVLASSSRFRQALLRRLGLEFTALSPDVDERALDGETPEAQARRLAESKARRIAPDHPAALIIGSDQVAVLDGHRVGKPGSHSAAVAQLTAASGRTMQFYTALCLLNAAKNRLQVDAVTCSVTFSRLDPEAIESYLRREQPYDCAGAFKSESLGIALLERIEGPDPTALIGLPLMRLARMLEAEGVKVL; encoded by the coding sequence ATGACCCAGGCACCCGCCGCCCCGCCACCCCCCCTGGTGCTCGCCTCCAGCTCGCGCTTCAGGCAGGCGCTCTTGCGGCGCCTGGGGCTGGAATTCACCGCGCTCTCGCCCGACGTGGACGAGCGTGCGCTGGACGGCGAAACGCCGGAGGCCCAGGCGCGCCGGCTCGCGGAGTCCAAGGCGCGGCGCATCGCCCCGGACCATCCCGCGGCTCTCATCATCGGGTCCGACCAGGTGGCGGTGCTCGACGGCCATCGGGTTGGCAAACCGGGCAGCCATTCCGCCGCTGTCGCGCAATTGACGGCCGCCTCGGGGCGGACAATGCAGTTTTATACCGCGCTGTGCCTGTTGAATGCGGCTAAGAACCGGCTCCAGGTCGATGCCGTGACCTGCAGCGTGACGTTCAGCAGGCTGGACCCGGAGGCGATCGAGTCCTATCTGCGGCGCGAGCAACCCTATGACTGCGCCGGAGCCTTCAAATCCGAATCGCTCGGCATCGCCCTGCTGGAACGGATCGAAGGCCCCGACCCGACGGCGCTCATCGGCCTGCCGCTGATGCGGCTGGCGCGGATGCTCGAGGCGGAGGGTGTCAAGGTACTTTGA
- a CDS encoding DUF177 domain-containing protein, producing the protein MSGRLPETVQWDRLTEGGETLRGTIALQGMTRLAGCLLDDEGEVDVELESGIDAQKVRYLRGHLRTTLNLVCQRCLQPLSYPLDIDISLGLVLTDDEAERLPEVYDPYVFDQRTAELMTILEDELMLALPLVPMHDTARCRIDPAYAVVEEPVQPVDTGTRRPFARLDALMKGKAG; encoded by the coding sequence ATGTCTGGTCGACTTCCTGAGACTGTTCAGTGGGACCGTCTGACCGAGGGTGGTGAAACCCTGCGCGGCACCATTGCACTGCAGGGGATGACGCGCCTGGCAGGCTGCCTGCTGGATGATGAAGGCGAAGTGGACGTCGAGCTGGAGTCCGGCATAGACGCGCAGAAGGTCAGATACCTGCGCGGACACCTGCGTACGACCCTGAACCTGGTTTGTCAGCGCTGCCTGCAGCCGCTGTCGTACCCGCTCGACATCGACATCAGTCTGGGCCTTGTACTGACGGATGACGAGGCGGAAAGACTGCCGGAGGTCTATGACCCCTATGTCTTCGATCAGCGCACGGCGGAGCTGATGACGATTCTGGAAGACGAGCTGATGCTGGCGTTGCCGCTCGTCCCGATGCATGATACCGCGCGCTGTCGCATCGACCCGGCCTATGCCGTTGTCGAAGAGCCGGTGCAGCCGGTCGATACGGGGACGCGGCGGCCATTCGCCAGGCTGGATGCGCTGATGAAGGGAAAAGCGGGCTGA
- the rpmF gene encoding 50S ribosomal protein L32: MAVQKSKKSTSRRGMRRAHDSLTAPTLSIDPTSGETHRRHHVTPDGYYRGRKVIESKEGEV, encoded by the coding sequence ATGGCGGTACAGAAATCCAAGAAATCCACTTCGCGGCGCGGCATGCGTCGCGCCCACGACAGCCTCACGGCGCCGACCTTGTCGATCGACCCCACTTCGGGTGAAACCCACCGCCGTCACCACGTGACGCCGGACGGCTATTACCGCGGCCGCAAGGTCATCGAGTCCAAGGAAGGGGAAGTCTAA
- the plsX gene encoding phosphate acyltransferase PlsX, whose translation MSLTIALDAMGGDRGPAVTVPASLYALKDNPDLHLILVGDQQTLLHELQQHSASVGDRLTVRHASQQVSMQELPSQALRTKKDSSMRVAINLVKEGAAAACVSAGNTGALMATARYVLKTLPGVERPAIICALPTMRGHTHMLDLGANVDSSPDHLFQFAVMGSVLTSAVDSIERPTVGLLNIGEEEIKGNDRVKEAARMIAESGIINYAGFVEGDDIYKGTVDVVVCDGYVGNVALKTSEGVARMITHFLREEFTRSPLTKLIALAAKPVLRGFRRKIDPRRYNGASLIGLQGIVVKSHGSADEVSFANAIKEAVLEVRKNIPQRIGSQLEALLLARKAG comes from the coding sequence TTGAGTTTAACCATAGCCCTGGACGCGATGGGCGGTGACCGCGGTCCTGCGGTAACCGTCCCGGCGTCGCTTTACGCCCTCAAGGACAATCCCGATCTGCACCTGATCCTGGTCGGCGACCAGCAGACGCTGCTGCACGAACTGCAGCAGCACAGCGCTTCGGTCGGCGATCGGCTCACGGTTCGGCATGCCTCGCAGCAGGTGAGCATGCAGGAGCTGCCGTCGCAGGCCCTGCGCACCAAGAAGGATTCCTCCATGCGGGTGGCGATCAACCTCGTCAAGGAGGGCGCGGCCGCCGCCTGCGTCAGCGCGGGCAATACGGGCGCGCTGATGGCCACCGCGCGCTATGTGCTGAAGACCCTGCCCGGGGTGGAGCGGCCGGCCATCATCTGCGCCCTGCCCACCATGCGCGGCCATACCCATATGCTCGATCTCGGGGCGAATGTCGACTCCAGTCCCGACCACCTGTTCCAGTTTGCCGTGATGGGCTCCGTGCTGACCAGCGCCGTCGACAGCATCGAGCGCCCCACCGTGGGACTGCTCAACATCGGGGAAGAGGAGATCAAGGGCAACGACCGGGTCAAGGAGGCCGCGCGCATGATAGCCGAAAGCGGTATCATCAATTACGCCGGTTTCGTCGAAGGCGACGATATCTACAAGGGCACCGTGGACGTCGTCGTGTGCGACGGATACGTCGGCAACGTGGCCTTGAAGACCAGCGAGGGCGTCGCCCGCATGATCACGCATTTCCTGCGCGAGGAATTCACCCGCTCGCCGCTGACGAAACTGATCGCACTGGCGGCGAAACCGGTGCTGCGCGGCTTCCGGCGCAAGATCGATCCGCGCCGTTACAACGGCGCCAGCCTGATCGGCCTGCAGGGCATCGTCGTGAAAAGCCACGGCAGCGCGGACGAGGTTTCGTTCGCGAACGCGATCAAGGAAGCCGTGCTGGAAGTCAGGAAAAACATACCGCAACGCATCGGCAGCCAGCTCGAGGCGTTGCTGCTGGCCAGGAAGGCGGGCTGA
- a CDS encoding ketoacyl-ACP synthase III, which yields MMYARITGTGGYLPARVLSNAELERMVDTTDQWIVERTGIRTRHIAAHGETTCDLAEAAARRAIEAAGLVPADIDLIIVATTTPDKVFPSTACLLQQRLGIHGPAAFDIQAVCTGFVYALSVADKFIRTGSARCALVVGADTLSRIIDWQDRSTCVLFGDGAGAVVLEAAAEPGILSTHLHADGQYQEMLMVPEGVSQGYESVQEGSAFIKMQGGEVFKFAVNSLEQLVDETLVANGMQRDDIDWLVPHQANIRIITATARKLKMSMERVVVTVDTHGNTSAASIPLALDVAVRDGRIKRGETLLFEAVGGGFTWGSALVKY from the coding sequence CTGATGTACGCGCGCATCACGGGCACGGGCGGCTATCTGCCCGCCAGGGTGCTGTCCAACGCCGAACTCGAGCGTATGGTCGACACCACCGACCAGTGGATCGTCGAGCGCACCGGCATCCGCACGCGTCATATCGCCGCCCATGGCGAGACCACCTGCGACTTGGCCGAGGCCGCGGCGCGCCGTGCGATCGAGGCAGCAGGCCTCGTGCCCGCCGACATCGACCTCATCATCGTCGCGACCACCACGCCGGACAAGGTGTTTCCCAGCACGGCCTGCCTGCTCCAGCAGCGGCTCGGCATCCACGGTCCCGCCGCCTTCGACATCCAGGCCGTGTGCACCGGTTTCGTCTACGCACTCAGCGTGGCCGACAAGTTCATCCGCACCGGCAGCGCGCGCTGCGCACTGGTCGTCGGCGCTGACACCCTTTCGCGCATCATCGACTGGCAGGACCGGTCCACCTGCGTCCTGTTCGGCGACGGTGCCGGCGCGGTGGTCCTGGAGGCGGCCGCGGAGCCCGGCATCCTGTCGACGCACCTGCACGCCGATGGCCAGTACCAGGAGATGCTGATGGTTCCCGAAGGCGTCTCGCAGGGTTATGAAAGCGTGCAGGAAGGCAGCGCATTCATCAAGATGCAGGGCGGCGAGGTATTCAAATTCGCGGTGAACTCCCTGGAACAGCTCGTCGACGAGACGCTGGTGGCCAACGGAATGCAACGGGACGACATCGACTGGCTGGTCCCGCACCAGGCCAATATCCGCATCATCACCGCCACCGCGCGCAAGCTGAAGATGTCCATGGAGCGCGTCGTCGTGACCGTGGATACCCATGGCAACACCTCGGCGGCGTCGATACCCCTCGCGCTCGACGTCGCCGTTCGCGACGGCCGCATCAAGCGCGGCGAGACCCTGCTGTTCGAGGCTGTCGGCGGCGGCTTCACCTGGGGTTCTGCGCTGGTTAAATATTAG
- the fabD gene encoding ACP S-malonyltransferase has translation MDTDNETTALKRLAFVFPGQGSQSVGMLAELAQAYPGVKETFKEASAALGYDLWELVQQGPEADLNRTDRTQPAMLAAGVAVWRVWNSNGGATPEILAGHSLGEYTALVCAEALDFADAIRLVADRGRFMQEAVPQGQGAMAAILGLEDAQVAAVCRKAEQGEVVTAVNFNAPGQVVIAGTAAAVERAVALAREAGAKRAITLPVSVPSHCALIKPAAEQMRQALARVPLRKPALPVLHNADVATHTEADRIRDALVRQLYSPVRWVETVREMESRGVNSVIECGPGKVLVGLNKRIGRELVTLSVYDPDSLEEALSVV, from the coding sequence ATGGACACAGACAACGAAACAACGGCACTAAAACGACTGGCCTTCGTCTTCCCCGGCCAGGGTTCCCAGTCAGTCGGGATGCTTGCGGAACTGGCCCAGGCCTATCCGGGCGTGAAGGAAACCTTCAAGGAGGCCTCCGCGGCGCTCGGTTACGACCTGTGGGAGCTGGTCCAGCAGGGGCCGGAGGCGGATCTCAACCGTACCGACCGCACTCAGCCTGCGATGCTCGCCGCGGGTGTCGCGGTGTGGCGTGTCTGGAACAGCAACGGCGGTGCGACGCCCGAGATACTCGCCGGACACAGCCTGGGTGAATACACCGCGCTGGTGTGCGCGGAGGCGCTGGATTTCGCGGACGCGATACGGCTGGTGGCGGACCGCGGCCGTTTCATGCAGGAGGCCGTGCCGCAGGGGCAGGGCGCCATGGCGGCCATCCTCGGTCTTGAGGATGCGCAGGTCGCCGCCGTATGCAGGAAGGCCGAGCAGGGTGAGGTGGTCACGGCGGTGAATTTCAACGCACCGGGCCAGGTCGTGATCGCCGGAACCGCCGCCGCGGTCGAGCGCGCGGTCGCGCTGGCGCGCGAGGCCGGCGCAAAGCGCGCGATCACCCTGCCGGTCAGCGTGCCCTCGCATTGCGCGCTGATAAAGCCCGCGGCGGAGCAGATGCGGCAGGCACTCGCCAGGGTGCCGCTGCGGAAGCCCGCACTGCCGGTGCTGCACAACGCGGACGTCGCGACCCACACCGAGGCCGACCGGATACGCGATGCGCTGGTCAGACAGCTGTACAGCCCGGTGCGCTGGGTCGAAACGGTGCGCGAGATGGAGAGCCGCGGCGTGAACAGTGTCATCGAATGCGGCCCCGGCAAGGTGCTCGTCGGCCTCAACAAGCGCATCGGACGCGAACTCGTCACACTCTCGGTATACGATCCGGATTCGCTGGAAGAGGCCTTGTCGGTGGTATGA
- the fabG gene encoding 3-oxoacyl-ACP reductase FabG, translating to MVNDIALVTGATRGIGRAIADELGRMGATVIGTATTADGAEKIGAHLKANSIKGCGLVLDVRDAASIETTLKIAAERYGDPGILVNNAGITRDNLLVRMKDEEWAEIIETNLSSVFRLSKACLRAMMKARKGRIINIASVVALTGNPGQSNYAASKSGIIGFSKSLAREVASRGITVNVVAPGFIDTDMTQALPEAQHETLLAQIPLGRLGRPEDIGAAVGFLASPGAAYITGETLHVNGGMYMS from the coding sequence TTGGTAAACGATATTGCGCTGGTGACCGGCGCCACGCGCGGGATCGGACGCGCCATCGCCGATGAACTGGGGCGCATGGGCGCAACCGTGATCGGCACCGCCACCACGGCGGATGGCGCTGAGAAGATAGGCGCGCACCTGAAGGCGAATTCCATCAAGGGTTGCGGCCTGGTACTGGACGTCAGGGACGCGGCCTCGATCGAAACGACACTGAAGATCGCCGCCGAGCGTTACGGTGATCCCGGCATACTGGTCAACAACGCCGGTATCACGCGCGACAATCTCCTCGTGCGCATGAAGGACGAGGAGTGGGCGGAAATCATCGAGACCAACCTGAGCTCGGTATTCCGGCTCTCGAAGGCATGCCTTCGCGCGATGATGAAGGCGCGCAAGGGCCGCATCATCAACATCGCCTCGGTGGTGGCGCTGACCGGCAATCCGGGGCAGAGCAACTACGCCGCTTCCAAATCCGGCATCATCGGTTTCAGCAAATCGCTCGCGCGGGAGGTCGCCTCGCGCGGCATCACCGTCAACGTCGTCGCGCCCGGCTTCATCGACACCGACATGACGCAGGCGCTCCCTGAGGCACAGCATGAAACGCTGCTGGCGCAGATCCCGCTCGGACGCCTGGGAAGGCCGGAAGACATAGGCGCAGCTGTGGGCTTCCTCGCCTCGCCGGGCGCCGCCTACATCACCGGCGAAACGCTGCACGTCAATGGCGGTATGTATATGTCATGA
- the acpP gene encoding acyl carrier protein yields MSNIEERVKKIVIKQLGVKEEEVTREASFVDDLGADSLDTVELVMALEEEFECEIPDEEAEKITTVQQAIDYITNHQKG; encoded by the coding sequence ATGAGTAATATCGAAGAACGCGTCAAAAAGATCGTCATAAAGCAATTGGGAGTCAAGGAAGAAGAGGTCACCCGGGAAGCATCCTTCGTCGACGATCTGGGCGCGGATTCTCTGGATACCGTAGAGCTGGTGATGGCCCTCGAAGAGGAATTCGAGTGCGAAATCCCCGATGAGGAAGCGGAGAAGATCACCACGGTGCAGCAGGCCATCGACTACATCACTAACCATCAAAAAGGATGA